The Argentina anserina chromosome 3, drPotAnse1.1, whole genome shotgun sequence genome includes a region encoding these proteins:
- the LOC126787388 gene encoding RING-H2 finger protein ATL16-like, whose amino-acid sequence MISPDSRRRLRDPWLIASVIILCTVALIFSYYKILRQFWYTFCNGRSNPNHRRNLLNETNSDVTSQHLHSPGLDFSIIRSLPVTKFKKKSEAEDAEDNQSTTDCPVCLADFEEGEWLRHLPKCNHALTLGLWLTRIAPYADQRSMIFSRNVLFL is encoded by the coding sequence ATGATATCCCCAGATTCTCGACGTCGTTTGCGTGATCCGTGGCTCATTGCTTCAGTTATAATCCTCTGCACTGTTGCTCTAATCTTCAGTTATTACAAGATACTGAGACAGTTTTGGTATACATTCTGCAATGGAagatcaaatccaaatcacaGACGTAACCTTCTGAACGAGACAAACTCAGATGTTACTTCTCAGCACCTTCATAGTCCAGGACTAGATTTCTCCATTATCCGATCTCTTCCTGTAACTAAGTTCAAGAAGAAAAGTGAAGCAGAAGATGCAGAAGACAACCAAAGCACCACAGACTGTCCAGTATGCTTGGCTGATTTTGAAGAAGGGGAATGGCTAAGACATCTTCCCAAATGCAATCATGCATTGACACTTGGTTTGTGGCTCACTCGAATTGCCCCTTATGCAGATCAGAGGTCTATGATTTTCTCCAGGAATGTCCTATTCCTATGA
- the LOC126786031 gene encoding 60S ribosomal protein L23a yields the protein MAPPKGDVSKKGDPKSQALKTAKALKSGPTVRKTGNKIRTSVTFHRPRTLKKERNPKYPRISAPPRNKLDHYQILKYPLTTESAMKKIEDNNTLVFIVDIRADKKKIKDAVKKMYDIQTKKVNTLIRPDGTKKAYVRLTPDFDALDVANKIGII from the exons ATGGCTCCACCTAAAG GTGATGTTTCCAAAAAGGGTGACCCAAAGTCTCAAGCCTTGAAGACTGCCAAAGCGTTGAAATCTGGACCTACTGTTAGGAAAACAGGGAATAAGATCCGAACATCAGTTACGTTTCATCGACCTAGGACATTGAAAAAGGAGAGGAACCCTAAGTATCCCCGTATCAGTGCTCCACCAAGGAACAAGCTTGATcattatcaaattttgaaGTATCCTCTTACTACTGAATCGGCAATGAAAAAGATTGAAGATAACAACACTTTAGTGTTTATTGTTGACATACGTGCGgacaagaagaaaataaaggaTGCAGTCAAGAAAATGTACGATATTCAGACAAAGAAAGTGAATACCTTGATCAG gcCCGATGGTACAAAAAAGGCTTATGTTAGGTTGACCCCAGATTTTGACGCTCTGGATGTTGCAAACAAAATTGGTATCATCTAA
- the LOC126786004 gene encoding monofunctional riboflavin biosynthesis protein RIBA 3, chloroplastic isoform X1: protein MDCALFPHPLIPHILTNSSLHRYFAAPRKQRWLNSSCWPIGVSKAGEGNLSNDLPLKKSENGSLFGGLDESASSARIIQTLDAEITQETIDFFVSDAEGDPDSPSEGYSSIEQALSTLRQGKFVIVVDDENAEVEGNLVMAASFANPRDVGFLIKHGSGIISVGMKEEDLERLKLPLMSPETEEEDSSAPTFTITVDAKVGTSTGVSAPDRAKTVLALSSKESKPEDFRRPGHVFPLKYRSGGVLRRAGHTEASVDLCVLAGLRPVSVLSAVVDADDGSMASLPSLRKLSLDHSIPIVSITDLIRYRRKREKIVERTAVSRLPTKWGLFQAYCYRSKLDGTEHIAVVKGSIGNGEDVIVRVHSECLTGDIFGSGRCDCGNQLELAMQLIEQAGRGAVVYLRGHEGRGIGLGHKLQAYNLQDQGHDTVQANIELGLAVDAREYGIGAQILRDIGVRTMRLMTNNPAKFSGLKGYGLAVIGRVPVMTPITEENKKYLETKRTKMGHVYGSDIQGSSSGFIKPNVYKQGLENSPET from the exons ATGGACTGTGCTTTATTTCCTCACCCCCTCATTCCTCACATTCTCACTAACTCAAG TTTGCATCGATATTTTGCTGCTCCTCGAAAACAAAGGTGGTTGAATTCAAGTTGTTGGCCTATTGGGGTTTCTAAGGCAGGAGAGGGAAACCTTTCTAATGATCTTCCTTTGAAGAAAAGTGAAAATGGGTCTTTGTTTGGCGGCTTGGACGAGTCAGCTTCATCAGCACGGATAATTCAGACATTAGATGCTGAGATTACACAAGAAACCATCGACTTCTTTGTTAGTGATGCCGAGGGTGATCCCGATAGTCCATCGGAGGGTTACTCCTCCATAGAGCAAGCACTCAGTACATTACGTCAAGGAAAG tttgtgattgttgtggATGATGAAAATGCGGAAGTTGAAGGAAACCTTGTCATGGCAGCATCATTTGCAAATCCTAGAGACGTAGGATTCCTAATAAAACATGGATCGGGGATCATTTCTGTGGGCATGAAGGAGGAGGATCTTGAAAGATTAAAGCTTCCTCTGATGTCACCAGAAACCGAAGAAGAAGACTCTTCTGCTCCTACATTCACTATCACAGTG GATGCAAAAGTGGGAACATCTACTGGAGTATCAGCTCCAGATAGAGCAAAGACTGTTCTTGCTCTTTCATCTAAGGAATCAAAGCCGGAGGATTTCAGAAGGCCTGGCCATGTGTTTCCCCTCAAGTACCGCAGTGGCGGGGTTCTTCGGAGAGCTGGTCACACCGAGGCTTCTGTTGACCTTTGTGTTCTGGCAGGCTTAAGGCCAGTGTCTGTTCTTTCAGCTGTAGTTGATGCAGATGATGGCTCTATGGCCTCTTTGCCAAGTTTAAGAAAATTGTCATTGGACCATAGCATTCCAATAGTCTCAATAACTGATTTGATTAG GTACAGGAGAAAAAGGGAAAAGATAGTTGAGAGAACTGCTGTATCACGTTTGCCTACAAAATGGGGTCTGTTTCAGGCTTATTGCTACCGCTCAAAGCTAGATGGAACAGAACATATTGCTGTTGTGAAG GGAAGCATAGGAAACGGAGAAGATGTGATAGTAAGAGTTCATTCAGAGTGTTTGACAGGTGACATTTTTGGATCGGGGCGGTGTGATTGTGGCAACCAGTTGGAATTGGCAATGCAGCTCATTGAACAAGCCGGTCGAGGAGCTGTTGTTTACCTTCGAGGTCATGAAGGCAGAGGCATTGGTCTTGGTCACAAACTTCAAGCCTATAATCTTCAAGACCAAGGCCATGACACCGTCCAGGCTAATATCGAACTTGGATTAGCTGTTGATGCTCGCGAATATGGAATTGGTGCACAG ATTCTAAGAGACATAGGTGTTCGAACAATGAGGCTAATGACAAACAATCCAGCCAAGTTCAGTGGTCTAAAGGGATATGGTTTGGCTGTGATCGGTAGGGTTCCGGTGATGACACCAATTACAGAGGAAAACAAGAAGTACTTGGAAACAAAAAGAACTAAGATGGGGCATGTTTATGGTTCTGATATACAAGGATCTTCGTCAGGTTTCATCAAACCAAATGTATATAAGCAGGGCCTTGAAAACAGCCctgaaacataa
- the LOC126786004 gene encoding monofunctional riboflavin biosynthesis protein RIBA 3, chloroplastic isoform X2, which produces MDCALFPHPLIPHILTNSSLHRYFAAPRKQRWLNSSCWPIGVSKAGEGNLSNDLPLKKSENGSLFGGLDESASSARIIQTLDAEITQETIDFFVSDAEGDPDSPSEGYSSIEQALSTLRQGKFVIVVDDENAEVEGNLVMAASFANPRDVGFLIKHGSGIISVGMKEEDLERLKLPLMSPETEEEDSSAPTFTITDAKVGTSTGVSAPDRAKTVLALSSKESKPEDFRRPGHVFPLKYRSGGVLRRAGHTEASVDLCVLAGLRPVSVLSAVVDADDGSMASLPSLRKLSLDHSIPIVSITDLIRYRRKREKIVERTAVSRLPTKWGLFQAYCYRSKLDGTEHIAVVKGSIGNGEDVIVRVHSECLTGDIFGSGRCDCGNQLELAMQLIEQAGRGAVVYLRGHEGRGIGLGHKLQAYNLQDQGHDTVQANIELGLAVDAREYGIGAQILRDIGVRTMRLMTNNPAKFSGLKGYGLAVIGRVPVMTPITEENKKYLETKRTKMGHVYGSDIQGSSSGFIKPNVYKQGLENSPET; this is translated from the exons ATGGACTGTGCTTTATTTCCTCACCCCCTCATTCCTCACATTCTCACTAACTCAAG TTTGCATCGATATTTTGCTGCTCCTCGAAAACAAAGGTGGTTGAATTCAAGTTGTTGGCCTATTGGGGTTTCTAAGGCAGGAGAGGGAAACCTTTCTAATGATCTTCCTTTGAAGAAAAGTGAAAATGGGTCTTTGTTTGGCGGCTTGGACGAGTCAGCTTCATCAGCACGGATAATTCAGACATTAGATGCTGAGATTACACAAGAAACCATCGACTTCTTTGTTAGTGATGCCGAGGGTGATCCCGATAGTCCATCGGAGGGTTACTCCTCCATAGAGCAAGCACTCAGTACATTACGTCAAGGAAAG tttgtgattgttgtggATGATGAAAATGCGGAAGTTGAAGGAAACCTTGTCATGGCAGCATCATTTGCAAATCCTAGAGACGTAGGATTCCTAATAAAACATGGATCGGGGATCATTTCTGTGGGCATGAAGGAGGAGGATCTTGAAAGATTAAAGCTTCCTCTGATGTCACCAGAAACCGAAGAAGAAGACTCTTCTGCTCCTACATTCACTATCACA GATGCAAAAGTGGGAACATCTACTGGAGTATCAGCTCCAGATAGAGCAAAGACTGTTCTTGCTCTTTCATCTAAGGAATCAAAGCCGGAGGATTTCAGAAGGCCTGGCCATGTGTTTCCCCTCAAGTACCGCAGTGGCGGGGTTCTTCGGAGAGCTGGTCACACCGAGGCTTCTGTTGACCTTTGTGTTCTGGCAGGCTTAAGGCCAGTGTCTGTTCTTTCAGCTGTAGTTGATGCAGATGATGGCTCTATGGCCTCTTTGCCAAGTTTAAGAAAATTGTCATTGGACCATAGCATTCCAATAGTCTCAATAACTGATTTGATTAG GTACAGGAGAAAAAGGGAAAAGATAGTTGAGAGAACTGCTGTATCACGTTTGCCTACAAAATGGGGTCTGTTTCAGGCTTATTGCTACCGCTCAAAGCTAGATGGAACAGAACATATTGCTGTTGTGAAG GGAAGCATAGGAAACGGAGAAGATGTGATAGTAAGAGTTCATTCAGAGTGTTTGACAGGTGACATTTTTGGATCGGGGCGGTGTGATTGTGGCAACCAGTTGGAATTGGCAATGCAGCTCATTGAACAAGCCGGTCGAGGAGCTGTTGTTTACCTTCGAGGTCATGAAGGCAGAGGCATTGGTCTTGGTCACAAACTTCAAGCCTATAATCTTCAAGACCAAGGCCATGACACCGTCCAGGCTAATATCGAACTTGGATTAGCTGTTGATGCTCGCGAATATGGAATTGGTGCACAG ATTCTAAGAGACATAGGTGTTCGAACAATGAGGCTAATGACAAACAATCCAGCCAAGTTCAGTGGTCTAAAGGGATATGGTTTGGCTGTGATCGGTAGGGTTCCGGTGATGACACCAATTACAGAGGAAAACAAGAAGTACTTGGAAACAAAAAGAACTAAGATGGGGCATGTTTATGGTTCTGATATACAAGGATCTTCGTCAGGTTTCATCAAACCAAATGTATATAAGCAGGGCCTTGAAAACAGCCctgaaacataa
- the LOC126786016 gene encoding uncharacterized protein LOC126786016 isoform X2: MIIDDLKKKLLYTTLELETIKNLATESQENVKNLLNLLKVAYQERDDARDQLHKIFNKITTCTPIDLAAVHFNQVVQPESPALLPTKANSSITESNSLSETYNPQSHISSPVDSLLDAVSSPEFSNINMADSSNNFGFVKQPLVQEYNGSTITPNGLVVSSGASIKVDPANEIMDTFIRGRPLPQKGKLLQAVMDAGPLLQTLLVAGPMPRWRNPPPLQPFKIPPVSIRGCEAAVSFNNQKPVGNPTYVVHKTQNLTSYPEMTRSFSQTCSAAMLNFNNVSPAVSYLNNSRMSSSTSSFDHQIPIAKRHRLQ, translated from the exons ATG ATCATTGATgatttgaagaagaagcttCTTTACACTACCCTTGAGCTTGAAACAATAAAGAATTTAGCAACAGAGAGTCAAGAAAATGTGAAGAATCTACTTAATCTACTGAAGGTTGCGTACCAAGAAAGGGATGATGCCAGAGACCAGCTGCACAAGATCTTCAACAAAATCACTACTTGTACTCCAATTGACTTAGCCGCTGTGCATTTTAATCAAGTAGTCCAGCCCGAAAGCCCGGCTTTGTTGCCCACAAAAGCAAACTCAAGCATTACTGAATCCAACAGCCTATCTGAAACTTACAATCCGCAATCACATATCTCTTCCCCTGTTGATTCATTACTTGATGCTGTCTCTTCTCCCGAGTTTTCAAATATCAACATGGCTGATTCTAGCAACAACTTTGGTTTTGTGAAGCAGCCTTTGGTGCAAGAATATAATGGAAGTACTATTACACCTAATGGTTTAGTTGTCTCTTCTGGTGCAAGTATCAAAGTTGATCCAGCTAATGAAATAATGGACACTTTCATTAGGGGTAGGCCTTTGCCTCAGAAAGGAAAGTTATTGCAAGCTGTGATGGATGCTGGTCCATTGCTTCAGACGCTTCTAGTTGCAGGTCCTATGCCCCGGTGGCGAAACCCCCCTCCTTTGCAGCCCTTCAAAATCCCACCAGTTTCAATCAGAGGCTGCGAAGCTGCTGTGAGTTTTAACAACCAGAAACCAGTGGGAAATCCTACCTATGTGGTACATAAGACACAGAACTTAACATCATATCCTGAGATGACTCGCAGCTTTTCTCAAACTTGTTCAGCTGCCATGTTGAACTTCAACAATGTCAGTCCTGCTGTTTCATACCTAAACAATTCAAGAATGTCGAGTTCAACTTCCAGTTTTGATCACCAAATCCCAATTGCCAAGCGGCATAGGCTTCAATGA
- the LOC126786016 gene encoding uncharacterized protein LOC126786016 isoform X1 encodes MEDMGSLWTTYPEIIDDLKKKLLYTTLELETIKNLATESQENVKNLLNLLKVAYQERDDARDQLHKIFNKITTCTPIDLAAVHFNQVVQPESPALLPTKANSSITESNSLSETYNPQSHISSPVDSLLDAVSSPEFSNINMADSSNNFGFVKQPLVQEYNGSTITPNGLVVSSGASIKVDPANEIMDTFIRGRPLPQKGKLLQAVMDAGPLLQTLLVAGPMPRWRNPPPLQPFKIPPVSIRGCEAAVSFNNQKPVGNPTYVVHKTQNLTSYPEMTRSFSQTCSAAMLNFNNVSPAVSYLNNSRMSSSTSSFDHQIPIAKRHRLQ; translated from the coding sequence ATCATTGATgatttgaagaagaagcttCTTTACACTACCCTTGAGCTTGAAACAATAAAGAATTTAGCAACAGAGAGTCAAGAAAATGTGAAGAATCTACTTAATCTACTGAAGGTTGCGTACCAAGAAAGGGATGATGCCAGAGACCAGCTGCACAAGATCTTCAACAAAATCACTACTTGTACTCCAATTGACTTAGCCGCTGTGCATTTTAATCAAGTAGTCCAGCCCGAAAGCCCGGCTTTGTTGCCCACAAAAGCAAACTCAAGCATTACTGAATCCAACAGCCTATCTGAAACTTACAATCCGCAATCACATATCTCTTCCCCTGTTGATTCATTACTTGATGCTGTCTCTTCTCCCGAGTTTTCAAATATCAACATGGCTGATTCTAGCAACAACTTTGGTTTTGTGAAGCAGCCTTTGGTGCAAGAATATAATGGAAGTACTATTACACCTAATGGTTTAGTTGTCTCTTCTGGTGCAAGTATCAAAGTTGATCCAGCTAATGAAATAATGGACACTTTCATTAGGGGTAGGCCTTTGCCTCAGAAAGGAAAGTTATTGCAAGCTGTGATGGATGCTGGTCCATTGCTTCAGACGCTTCTAGTTGCAGGTCCTATGCCCCGGTGGCGAAACCCCCCTCCTTTGCAGCCCTTCAAAATCCCACCAGTTTCAATCAGAGGCTGCGAAGCTGCTGTGAGTTTTAACAACCAGAAACCAGTGGGAAATCCTACCTATGTGGTACATAAGACACAGAACTTAACATCATATCCTGAGATGACTCGCAGCTTTTCTCAAACTTGTTCAGCTGCCATGTTGAACTTCAACAATGTCAGTCCTGCTGTTTCATACCTAAACAATTCAAGAATGTCGAGTTCAACTTCCAGTTTTGATCACCAAATCCCAATTGCCAAGCGGCATAGGCTTCAATGA